One region of Mesobacillus jeotgali genomic DNA includes:
- a CDS encoding KinB-signaling pathway activation protein: MTSRNWVHLFVTTLVVGAVTTAVVGFIVRWSEFQQLLSDFNILEFLSILVWLMGIGLIFSILSQMGFFAYLTIHRFGLGIFKSLWNAVQMLLIAFVLFDLVYLRYDVFAEKGESVLPYIGLAAIVLVAGIIVAMLKVRQTNKEAFIPALFFMVVVTVIEWVPILRVNEQSWVYLMLFPLLVCNAYQLMVLHKLNQKSIEERKALEKKRTTNKKAQKKPSNA; encoded by the coding sequence GTGACTAGCCGTAATTGGGTACACTTGTTTGTCACTACATTGGTTGTTGGAGCCGTAACGACCGCTGTGGTTGGCTTTATTGTTCGCTGGAGCGAATTTCAGCAGCTGTTAAGTGATTTTAACATTCTTGAATTCCTTTCAATTTTAGTATGGCTTATGGGCATCGGTCTTATATTTAGTATTCTTAGCCAAATGGGGTTCTTTGCATATTTGACGATCCACCGTTTTGGACTGGGGATTTTTAAATCATTATGGAACGCAGTGCAGATGCTCCTGATTGCCTTTGTACTGTTTGACCTTGTTTATCTCAGGTATGATGTCTTTGCCGAGAAAGGTGAAAGCGTCCTGCCATATATAGGGCTTGCCGCAATCGTCCTTGTTGCCGGAATCATCGTTGCAATGCTGAAGGTAAGACAAACAAATAAAGAAGCTTTTATACCAGCATTGTTTTTCATGGTTGTCGTAACAGTAATTGAATGGGTACCGATCCTTCGAGTTAATGAGCAAAGCTGGGTATATCTTATGCTTTTCCCGCTGTTAGTCTGCAATGCATACCAGCTGATGGTGCTGCATAAGCTTAACCAGAAATCCATCGAGGAACGGAAAGCCCTTGAGAAAAAAAGAACAACAAACAAAAAAGCACAAAAAAAACCGTCCAACGCATAG
- a CDS encoding P-loop NTPase — protein MLTEAKVRESLKDLKDPFLHKTLEELNAIEEIKIKEEKNHVSVKIGIAKTGTAEQLQLQTVIVNTLKSAGAASVGLRFFDLPAEVLSKFQTAAPEEEEGLLSPNSKTTFIAIASGKGGVGKSTVSVNLAVSLARLGKKVGLVDADIYGFSVPDMMGITKRPVVRGERIIPVERHGVKVISMGFFVEDNAPIIWRGPMLGKMLNSFFNEVEWGELDYLLLDLPPGTGDVALDVHTMLPSCKEIIVTTPHPTAAFVAARAGAMALRTEHEILGVIENMSYFESRLTEEKEYVFGQGGGEKLAGELNTKLLGKLPLGQPTWNEEDFAPSIYQEDDKIGAIYTNIAQEVVQMLEKK, from the coding sequence ATGTTAACTGAAGCTAAGGTGCGTGAAAGTCTAAAAGACCTTAAAGATCCATTTTTACATAAAACACTTGAAGAGCTAAATGCAATCGAAGAAATAAAGATAAAAGAAGAGAAGAACCATGTAAGCGTTAAAATCGGCATTGCGAAAACAGGTACAGCGGAACAGCTGCAGCTGCAAACCGTAATCGTAAACACTTTGAAAAGTGCTGGAGCAGCGTCAGTAGGATTGCGCTTCTTCGACCTTCCAGCCGAAGTTCTATCTAAATTCCAGACAGCGGCGCCTGAAGAAGAGGAAGGCCTGCTTTCTCCAAACAGCAAAACAACATTCATCGCCATTGCGAGCGGAAAAGGCGGAGTCGGAAAATCTACCGTTTCCGTTAACCTCGCTGTCTCTCTCGCACGATTAGGCAAAAAGGTTGGACTTGTGGATGCCGATATTTATGGCTTCAGTGTTCCTGACATGATGGGAATCACAAAGCGTCCTGTTGTAAGAGGGGAAAGAATCATCCCGGTTGAAAGACATGGTGTAAAAGTCATTTCCATGGGCTTCTTTGTTGAGGATAATGCACCAATCATCTGGCGCGGCCCAATGCTTGGCAAAATGCTGAATAGTTTCTTCAATGAAGTAGAATGGGGCGAGCTTGATTACCTGCTATTGGATTTGCCTCCAGGAACAGGTGACGTTGCATTGGATGTACATACAATGCTGCCTTCCTGCAAAGAAATCATCGTCACCACTCCACACCCAACAGCTGCATTCGTTGCAGCACGTGCAGGAGCAATGGCACTTAGAACAGAACATGAAATCCTTGGTGTCATCGAAAATATGTCTTACTTTGAAAGCAGACTGACTGAGGAGAAAGAATATGTCTTCGGTCAGGGCGGCGGTGAAAAGCTGGCGGGCGAGCTGAACACTAAGCTGCTGGGCAAGCTTCCTCTTGGACAGCCAACCTGGAATGAAGAGGATTTTGCTCCTTCCATTTATCAGGAAGACGATAAAATTGGCGCTATTTATACAAACATCGCACAAGAAGTTGTACAAATGCTTGAGAAGAAGTAA
- the gerD gene encoding spore germination lipoprotein GerD, whose protein sequence is MKKWIKVVLPASFLLLAAGCAPTESGGGQVDYEETKKMVVDILKTDDGKKAIQEVMGDDGMKEKLIMDQPVVTDTIEKTLTSDKGMDFWKKSFEDPKFAESVAKSMKKENEQLLKDLMKDPEYKGMMIEVMKDPELEKELTTVLKSKEYREHLQKVMTETFESPLFKAKLQAMIIKSAEEIPTQKPEGGGGGGGSGGGGSGGGGSGESGGGSGGQ, encoded by the coding sequence ATGAAAAAATGGATTAAAGTAGTCCTCCCCGCATCCTTTTTATTATTGGCTGCCGGCTGTGCTCCAACCGAGTCAGGCGGGGGACAGGTTGATTATGAAGAAACAAAGAAAATGGTTGTCGACATCCTGAAAACTGATGATGGCAAAAAGGCGATCCAGGAAGTTATGGGTGACGACGGCATGAAGGAAAAGCTAATCATGGACCAGCCGGTCGTAACCGATACAATCGAGAAGACACTAACATCTGATAAAGGCATGGATTTCTGGAAAAAGTCCTTTGAAGATCCCAAATTTGCGGAAAGTGTCGCAAAAAGCATGAAAAAGGAAAACGAACAACTGCTGAAGGACCTTATGAAGGATCCGGAATATAAAGGCATGATGATTGAGGTCATGAAGGATCCTGAATTAGAAAAAGAATTGACCACGGTCCTTAAAAGCAAAGAGTACAGAGAACACTTGCAGAAAGTAATGACCGAAACGTTTGAAAGCCCACTGTTCAAAGCAAAGCTGCAGGCAATGATTATCAAATCTGCTGAAGAAATTCCGACTCAAAAGCCAGAAGGCGGCGGCGGTGGCGGTGGTTCCGGCGGCGGCGGTTCTGGCGGCGGCGGTTCTGGTGAATCTGGCGGCGGTTCTGGAGGACAATAA
- a CDS encoding polysaccharide deacetylase family protein: protein MNFFYVMNAKSIKTVFVIVVAAFFTAWFFYMENMVQVPAFSAKDGPKAIYQGENDLALTFNIGWGDEKAGPILDVLAKQKAGAVTFFLSGSWAERHPDLVSRMVKEGYEIGMLGYEYKDYTELEEEKIRRDILKAQEAFKKLNVKNIELLRAPTGHFDQRTLKIADRLGYTVVHWSLDTKDWTNPGTTVIAENAAKAKKGDILLMHASDSAKQTAEALPLVLKDIRSKNLKMVTVSEMIANGDSKSSEVK, encoded by the coding sequence ATGAATTTCTTTTATGTGATGAATGCGAAGTCAATTAAAACCGTTTTTGTTATAGTAGTCGCAGCCTTTTTTACAGCATGGTTCTTCTATATGGAAAACATGGTCCAGGTACCGGCTTTTTCTGCAAAAGATGGTCCTAAAGCAATTTATCAGGGAGAAAATGATCTGGCTTTAACCTTTAATATTGGCTGGGGTGATGAGAAGGCTGGACCGATCCTCGATGTGCTGGCCAAGCAAAAAGCTGGAGCGGTTACATTCTTTTTGTCCGGCTCCTGGGCAGAAAGGCATCCTGACCTTGTCAGCAGAATGGTGAAAGAAGGATATGAAATCGGCATGCTAGGGTACGAGTATAAGGATTACACTGAACTCGAGGAAGAAAAAATCAGGCGGGACATCCTGAAGGCGCAGGAAGCTTTTAAGAAGCTGAATGTGAAGAACATTGAATTGCTTCGTGCTCCAACCGGCCACTTTGACCAGCGCACCTTAAAGATTGCTGACCGGCTTGGGTATACGGTCGTCCACTGGAGTCTTGATACAAAGGACTGGACGAATCCGGGAACCACGGTAATTGCCGAAAATGCTGCAAAAGCAAAAAAAGGGGATATCCTGCTGATGCATGCTTCTGATTCCGCCAAACAAACTGCAGAAGCCTTGCCTCTTGTACTTAAAGATATCCGGTCAAAAAATTTAAAAATGGTCACCGTATCCGAGATGATTGCAAATGGTGACTCTAAATCATCAGAAGTAAAATAA